TGCAGATCGTGGTGATgaagttattgtataaattgtgaTAGCACCATATAagtgtgatgatggtgatagtgatgatggtgacgatgacaATGACGACGATGACCACTTTGAAGGACTCTGTAGGATTCTGTGACTTTAGCTTGCAGGCACAGTAGAACCATGGCGAAATGTATTTACTAAACTTCTACCTCCATTATTAAGAAAGGTCATTAGAAAATACTctataaatttaatttataatatagGAAAGCTGAGGAGTACCTGCGACTGTCCCAAGTAAAGTGTACTGGACTGTCTGCTCATACAACAGAAACAAGTAATGCAGTCATGTGTCTGGACCTTGCTGCCACCAGCATGAGATGGCCTTTAGACAGAGTAAGTGGACCTTTCACTGTGATCATGATGACTTTTCCATGTACTTGCCTCTTGTTCTTAAGTTAACTAAGGGTACAAATTATTTAAACCATAGTTATTTGATATGTCTTATGTGTCTCTACTAGAATATACAATTCCTTAGAAGCAAAGATTgtgtcctctttctctgtctgctaGTGCCCAACATACTACATTGCACATaaatggtatttaataaatgtttgaaaagaaaagaagttccttttctcatctctgagAGCAAGCTTGGTCATAAATTAtacagctttctttttttgttcttgctctttctatttacattattatagtcataaTATTTTCCTTATTCTGCACAAGTTCTGTAACTCTTCAGATGCTTCTCAggattcttcatatttttcatttcttatggtacagtaatattccatatattcatgtaccacagcttatttagctaTTCTTACCAGTTTTTTGCTACCGTAAAAGGTAATGTTATGAATATTATAACATGTCTTTCTATCTTTAATTTCCTCTGGGCATATGTAGGATCTCTGTGTAAAATGACATGGGtatctttttaaaagtaaaattttatctatatcttttgttttcatattactTAACATTTTCCACTGTGTCCCTCCCCAACagttcccagaaagccatcccttatttttaaaaaaaaatgagaggaagaaaaatggttcagcaaaactaaccaacaaacATATCAGAAAGATCTGATATTCTGTGCAGCACTCTAGTACTGGGGGTCCCCTCCCTCTGTGGAGAAGCCGGCATGGGCATCTTCTCATATCTTCTTTGGTGCTGTGCTTGGTCATTGTGACTCTTCaggttgttttgttctttttctctctgtttacattgttttcctggttctgcttacttcactttcatattcatcttttcatattcatatttcttatacagcacagtaacattccatgacattcatgtaCAGTATTTAGCCATATTCCAAGCAATGAGCAtctgctttttttcattctttgcttaTAAACATTTTGGTGCATGTTGGGTCTTTGTTTTTGATATTGACCTCTCTGAAGTATGTGTCCAGCATGGAATCTCAGGGCTGAAGATACAGACATTTTAAGTACTTTCTTAGTATAAATTTGCTTTACACACTGCATCAAAAGCATTTTATTGTGTTTGTTCACAACCTCCTCCAATATTGATTGTGCTTCTTTTGTCTTTGCAAATTTGCTGGGTATATAGTACATAGTAGAGTTGTTTTCATTCCCATTTCTCTTATTAAAGACTTGAAGCTATACTTCTTATGGGTAAAAGTAGGAAAATAGATTGATAAAACAAACTagataaggaagaataaaaaataattaaactcaTTAACCCAATGTTTAGAATTCTTTGGAAATctattcatgccctttgaccacTTACCCATTGAAGGATGGCTCTTGGTCTTAAAAATTTGTGTTAGTGCCCTGTACATCTTGGTCATCGAGAAATTTGATTCAATGTTTTTCTCCTAATTATAGTTATATTCATTTTGGTTGTGCAAAAGTTCTTCAGCTTCATGTCATccaattttttatttcatcttttgtgaTTGTCTCCTGTCACATGTTAAGAACTCTCTCCCTAGCCATAGATCTGTGGTCTTTAATACCATATTTTACTGCATAATTGTTGCAgtatgggtttttttggtttggggttttttggttttgtttttgttgggtttgtttgtttgtttgtttttttcagtccaaaaatttgTTTACAGCTTTTTATCATGTAATCGTCACATGATATAATTCTGTTTGTCAagccacttaaaaggtaaacagagcagcagtgtattcaccagtggcatatggatttGGCTCTCATGCATTGGGAGCCATGAGCCACTTGGCACAGGAGCATTGTCGGTACATTTCAGAAAGCCAACTTGAATGGTATGTTTAAAGCGCTGCAGTACTAAGTATTTGTCACTCAGCCCAATGAAAACATGTAGGCACAAGGGGAGCAGGCAGGCAAACGAAGCTGCCATAAGTAAGTCACCTGATATGGTAAGATTTGCATCTTCCTGCATTAGGTAAACTGTACAGTTCATCTGCCAGCTATATGGTTAGTAATAAATGAAAGTACTTCCCATAATAGTTGCACctcacttttttgcaaaaaatttaGCATAAAATCTGCGGTGATTATGCAGTAAAATAACGATATTGAGGTCAAGTATCCATTCTCATCTTATTATGGAATATAGTATAAGATTGTTGGTCTAAACTTACTTCCTGacaaaatgttttccattttcctACCAATTCTTGTCAAATGGGGAGCTcttgatcaaaatttacattttccGTTTATAAGAGACTGCATTATGAAGTTGTTTCTGATTGTTGCTTATCTAATCCATTCCGTTGatcaacttttctgttttttaacccatatcaaatagttttgatgaataCTGCTTCATAGTATAATtaggaatgttaaaaatattattcttccttcattcctttttttcattatttctcatgaAAGTCTagatcttttcttcctccaaatcaatctttttttaaagctctataAATAATTACCTTGAGAGTCTAATATAACACTAAGCCTACTAATTAACGtagatagtattgtcatttttattatattgatgtCCTCCAACCAGAAACAATGAATATCCTTCCAATTATTAtataattctttatttctttagagtgtttgataattgtatttacataaaattttagTGTGCATAGCTAGATTGACTCCCAATTTTGTAGTTATTACCctttctattttttgcttttggattttgttattgctatatAGAAACGTCATtagtttctgtatttttttttttggtaacccTCTGCATTATTATTGCTACTGGCACGGTTTCTTTGTCTGCTTTCTGGGATTTTCTAAATATGCCACCAGCAAAAGGTGGataattttatctcctctttgctTTTGTTCATGCATTAAAATTTCTTCCTCATGTCTTAatactagcatttctagaactgtgATAAATAGCTGTAGGGAAAGGGGGCATCCATGCTTCTTATGTTTATTGAGAAAGACATTAGTGTTTCCATTGTAGATAATGTTAGCTTTGTTTTAATTGTATCTTAAAGTTGCTCTATGTCTATGCATTGTCTGGTTTTTAACAAAAATGTGTGTTATACTTTGTAATAGCTTTTTCTGCACCTTTTGACATAATCatgttcatgttttctttttggaagacTTACTTAGTTAAACTTTCTGGTTTGAACAAGAAGATGTATCAAAGCTGTCTTAAGTCTTTTGAGTGTTtgctgggcctgaattcaaatcttggaaTAAAAGACTTAGCAGTACAGTTTAACTGCATGGAGGCAGTAAACATTGCTTCAAAGATACTACAGAGGTATGGAGaataaagaattgtgaatgaaAACTTAGTGTGCTTCACAAATTAGaacttttaatttgaaaaaatatgttAAGTAAAATTTTGGTCTGTAGAAATTATTGGTACACTTAAGACTGACACATACTTATTGTCAGCGTTTAGTGCTGTTAGTACTTTTACATTATGCCTTAGAAATCATGTTTATTCTATTCAGTATTTATATCACTTTAGAACCTGGACCATTTCTCTAACATACTGTGAACATTGCGTTCTCATAGGTATGAAGCTAGCCTTCCCCCGATACAGAAGGTAGATCTAGATTTGTCCAAGCCCCTTTTCACGACAGCTACACTGTTTTCAGCATGCAGGTAAGGATATATTTTGTTTATGAGTTATGTTTCCAAAGTTTATAAGTCACTTGCAATTCAGAACACATTTTCTTACTAAATAATCCTTGTTTGGTGGTTAGTTTCCCAGGGTGACCCCAAAACCTATTAGCTCATAATGCGGATGTTCTCATCAACGGTAGTGGTACAACCACTACATTTAACCTGTACTTTCTCAGAAACCCTCGTTctataaaagaagcaaaaatttgCATTTAAGTCAGAACTGTTGGACTTGATCGAATACATAAAAAAGAATTCTGTGTTGGAGGGTGATACAATTTTAAAGGCAGTAGGATGGATTTTCAAGATATTTCACatgatcttagaggccatctagtccagcatcTTACTACCCCTCTTAAAAAGAAAGCTtccagaaaaatgggaaatatatGCTACTACTATCAGAAATAAAGATAACTGAGAAGAGATCAGAATCTTTTGACTTGTTCACCTATTTTCTCAACAAAATCTTTGAGAATAGTCTATGTACATATTAAGCTATTCTTGAGTAACATGAGAATAGGACAGACTTTTCCAGACTATTTTCAAGACATCTTAACAGTCACATAATTTACTTCATGATATAGAAAATACAAGATCTTTCTATATTGTTTCAAGAAACAGtactttttaaattacttttttaataaaagcatttggcTTGGTAAAGCAAACTTAGCCATAAAGAATCCTCTCTCACGTAGTGTTAGACATGTATATGTTAAGATCATACAAGTTTCCTTGATGGATGCACCCACAGACATAACTTTGTCCAATAATATTCTGAATATAAAGTGAGGCACTAAACAGGGCAGCATGTCTGCCAAAGGTATTCACTGGTGTTATGGACAATGTCCTGCACAGTATCCAGATGGAAGAGGGGTTATCTATAAATGATAATAACTCACATccacatagtactttaagatttacaaaaagtATTGAACAACCCTTTGAAGTCAATGGTGCAAGtatccttttcctcattttatagattggggAACTGAGTCCTAGGGAGGTTCAGTGTTTTGCCTAAAGTTACATGCTTAGTGAgagtcaaacccagatcttctgatacTTTGTGTAGTATTTTTTCCACTTCACCATTTGCTTTTTATTTGCAAGTGTAATTCTGATTAGCAGGCTTTCTTTGTAGAGTAAGAGTGGCTTAACattcaaagacagaaggaaaggatggctgtgtaccaaaatattcatagctataCTTTTTGTCGTAATAAGGAACTTGAAACAAAATAGGTACCCATCAAATGACGAAtcactgaataaattgtggtacgtaagtataatggaatattgttgcatTGTAAGAGATGATAAATAAGActaattcagagaaacctgggaagacatgcatgaactgatgcagagtaaaataaaaaaactgaGAGAAAAATTTACACAGTGGCTATGATAGCATAAAGGCAAGCAACTttcaaagacttcagaactctaatCAGTGAATTAATCTATGACCAACCATGACTTTAGAAGACTGATCATAAAACATTTctcttgacagagaagtgatggactagaGGTACAAAATAATCTGTACATTTTGTCGTACCTGCCAagatgttgatttgttttgcttggctgtaTTTCTTTTGGGAGTAGTGAGCTAATGAATAGTGATCAAGatgcaaaaaaatgaagaaaagagcatgaacaaaaaggttttaaaatacacagaaggaaACAGTTTATAAGGAGACAGGATAGTTTTGTTAttaccttgttaaatttaatataaacttaaaaaaaaagtacttactgAAGTAAGTAACAAGTTGATGGGTTCATATAAAatcctgttctttgtatattgaggTGTTAGTATTTGATGATTACATTCTtaataaaacaaatttcttttaaaaagaaggtaTCTTATACATCAGAACTCTGAATAATACACTTACCAGTCAGAATGTCAGAGAGCTGACAGTGAAACATGCTTTCCTACTCACAGTAGAAAGGTGAGCTATGAGGCGTACATTGTCATAAATGGCCAATTATCGATTTATTTTGTTTACCTGTTCTTATTTGTTTTGGTGGGACAGGGGGAAAGGCAGACATTGGGAATTATTGGGAAGTGACAGTTGGTTgggctttttttccttcagaacatcaataaaacacgtttgaaaaaaaagtaaatgacataGTCTGGATGATAAATCCATTAATATATCTTGGTGAGGGATagtgagctgggcccagaactgaTTAGGAGTAAGACTGAGGATTAGGAAGTTGTGTGTTGTTTCCGTTGATGCCATATTGTCCCATGCCACAAAAGTCCATCTTGGAGTAATGCAATCATATAAAAATCCAAATTGCAGGTgacagaaggggaagggaaaatgtGTGAAGAGTACGTATTGTATGGAATAGTCAATAGTTTATTATCAACAATGACTTATGGACATAAAAACATGGTCAAGAACATGTACAGCTGGAAAAAGAGGCCAGTTATTCAggtaggaagaggaaaggatgatagatggacagatataTTATTGTATTGATACCtacaaaataaaagataaaagaaggTTACCAGTGCATTGAATAGATCCCTGTGAggaatttatagatgagaaagctagGGTAATTTGCAGTCTGTACCAGTGGAGGGAGTGCTCATGCCATTTAGTAGAATACAGATCCATTGAACAGCAGAAATGTTGTATATTCACAACTATAATACTTTCTATTACTGTTTTTTTAATGGGAAACTGTCATTTAAGTTACATTAAATATTAGATAGGATTTTAAGAATTTAGCCTTGGAACTTAGTTAGCCTTTAGGGCATATTCTATCAGGAAATGCATTCCAAATTCTAACTGATAATATCCCTCTCCTTGCTATAGCTATAGTGGCATCAGGGAAATTCCTTCCCTTTCAGAGCTACACAGTGGTCATTTCATATGTAAGGAATGTCTCAAGCTATCTGCGTGTGAATATTAAAATCCGATCCCTGATTTAGCTAGCAGTGATTAATAGTTTGCTAGCtatagctccaaaaagcaaaatattaaTGATTATATAGGTATCTTTTGAGACTTTTAGATTTCTTCTTAAAGATCCAGTTTCTAATTTGTTGGTATGCCTGATATATTGATGTTCTTTGATTTGTACCACAGTGGTTCTCCCTAAATACTACCTGTTCATGGTTTCTGTTTCTAAAGAGGTCTTTTTGCTTTACTTTCTGTTGGAaatcaccttaaaaataaacagcAACTTAGGGGTGGATTCCTCTACCCAGCCAAATGATTTTGGATTTGTTTGGCCTTATTACCTACATATAGCAGAGAGTGTTAATTAGCATATATGGGGGGAAGAAACTAATTCCAAACCAATATTGTAGGAAAGGATGAAGTTAATTTAATTTGGGTCTATTCCTTATGTGCTCACATGTCTGAAGTATAAGACAGGTATAAAGCAACAAAAAATTTGAATGGGCTCCTCACTTTGTAAATTCTTTTGGTCCCAACTAGTGTACATaagtaatgaaatgaaatgagcCGAGCGCCAAAAATGTTAGTTCTTTATATATTAAATACCTGAGAATTTAAGGAAATGAATATAGCAATTCTGgtattcttttctgtcttctcatGTGCCCCTCTCTTAGAGCAGAAATTCTGATATAGAATGTGCCTTCCCCATTATTAGTAACTTTGTCCGTCCAACAACTAAAATTAATAAATAGATTAATGAGGTGGGCAGCATCCTTAAAGCTAAAATTTTACACTGAGACTGAAGGAGAAACAGTTCTTAAACACTTCGAACCTCCACTAGTAAAGCAAGGTAAAAAATGTACTGGACATCAGATATATGAGTGcaaatccttcttctgacacTCAATGTCTCTCTAGTAtcatcatatataaaatggggataaaaacactTGTACTCCTTCGTGGAGTTGTTCTAAGAATCAAATGATTGttaaagtgggttttttttttcatcttaaagtgctatagaaatgtcagctatcatcatTTTCATCAGTATTGTTGATGTGTAGGTGGCAAGAAAAGGGCATCTAAccactttaagaaaataaattattttgtaggGTCCTAAAGATAAAAGTGAATAAAGATAAAATGGTGGCCACATCTGGTGTAAAGAAAGCTATTTTTGATCGACTCTGTAAACAGTTGGAAAAGTTTGAACAACAAGTTAAGGGTGAGTGTTCCACAATTTATAATTATATGAATTTAGGCCAGGTTACCACAATTGTACATTTATAGTTACAAAGACTTGTGTTATACAAATTGGTCCCTCAGACAAATGCTCCATTCATGTACATAGGTCAGACTATTGTAGTAATTATCTGCCAACTAGAACATACTGTCTTACAAGAGAAACTGAActaaaagaaaacctcaaaatgtcTTCACTTTTTTGCCCCCTTCCAATAAAATCAATGGCATTTGGGCAGGCAAGATATAGGATAGAGCTAGTAAGGGTTTTAAAGATCACCCAGTCttactcctcattttacaaggatGGGATCCTTAGATTAATGACATAAATGTAATGTAAGATTGTTTGGAGTTTAAGCATGCTAGAATCAAGATTCATacctggaggtggggaggaagaagagaaataatattaatgacagttttatttttcttgaagaagAACCTAGCAGTTCGGCTTCTCCACCAGCCAAAAGACAGAAGATTATAGTTGAACATTCCAAGAAAGGTAAGCCTTGCTGTCATTGTGAAATTAGTTCAAGGGAGTATTGAGACTCTGGCAGTTATTTAAAGGCTCTGTTATCAAATCTAGAATAAAATCTGTGGTATAACCATTTTATAAAAAGTTCTTTTAAAGGTAGTCCTCACCATAAgcaatgaaaaagtttgaaggaTTCTTGGAATGGTTGATGTGTATAAGTAAAATGAACAAAACTCTCCTTCTAGCTTTCTACTTAAATTTGTTGCTCATGTATATGAGGAACTTAAATAATGGAAATTCAGAAAGATTTTTAGTCTTGCATTGGGAGTAGTGACTTTAAAACAAGACATTTTTCTATTGTCCTGATTTCTTAAAATAGAGACAAACTTTAAGTTGCTAAAATTGaggtttttttaatctcttaaaaTTTTTCCTACAGAAATAGAGGACAAAGCAGAATCTCTATGTAAGCAGCAGCAAAGTGAAGATTTAAAACAAGATTATGAAGagtggaaaagaaaaattttagaaaatgctaTTAAAGCACAAAAGAAGTGATTTCAGTTTCCAGAAAGCACCTGCCACCAACCATGACACTTTCTTCCCCAGTGAGCCTTGTATGGGTCATTAGCATTTGCTCTTGAGCAAGAATTCTGAAAGCACTACCTTAATATGCTTGGGGTTCTTTTTCCTGGGCAGTACCAAGCATGTTATGTCAAGGAAAACCCTTTCACCTCCACTCTGGGTTTCCATATTTTGGTGAGGTTACTTGGAGAAGGCAGCACAGAGGTCACATCTGAGGCAATGGGACCTGGCTCCTGACACTGGAAATAAGCTTGACACAATCAACTGCGATGTGTGTGTTCTTTTCCAAAGGAGTCTAAGGAAACTTAGTACTGTAGTTAGTACTTTTGACAAATACTAATCAGGGGtcgggaacctgtggcctccaggccacatgtggccttctagatcctttgATTCTGCCTTTTGACTAagtcaagttttacagaacaaatccttttattgaggggatttgttctgtggagtttggatgcAGTCAAAGGACTGAATGTGGCCTCAGGGACACAGATTCCGCACCCCTGTGACTCATTTTGAAGCAATACAAATGGGTTTTTAGACTATTTGATGCCTGCTTTTAATTGTGCAGTTTTTCAGAGCTGTAGAATCTTTtagtttaaataaaatgttgaaacccaagataataaattttatttctgcGCCCAGTATGTCTTAAATTTTTGTTAAAAGAACATTGTTTTGCTATAAATACCTAATAATTTTTCTCTGCTATACTAGCTATCATATTACTAGAAATTTACGGTCACATGATATACTACAAATAAGGACAGTATtgcaaaatcaagaaattaaCCAAGTTTTATTTGTGCTTAAGCTTCAGATATATACAAACTGACAGATGCAATGGTACTTAAACACTCATTAACAATAGAAAACCTATGGAGTTTGGCCTTCATAGAAGGTGAAAAGATCTGGGAAGTGGTACCAAATAGAAATTTACTTTGGTTACCTTCTAATTACATGTGTTCAAAGAGTAAAACAAAAAACTGCCGAATCCAGTTTTTAAAATTCGATTTTATTACTAGATGCTCAGGGTAGGTGTGTAGTTTATTTGctgtagacctgtgattttattgacatATACACCAGATGTAGAAACTCCCAACTGATAAAGTAGATGAGCAGCTCACAACTCTTAAGTgttggggcactgagagggtaaggggcttgcccaaagtcacaaatgCAAGGATGCCCCGGAGATCTTTCTACATCTAATCCCAGCACTCCTATGCCATGGGCCCCCTTGGGTATGCTCCAGTTTTGCAAAATACATGGCCTGTGTAGAACCTGGAGTAACTAAAAGTGcttttaaagaattttagaggtttttttttttttaaatggagagcaGTTGAGCAGGACAAGGTTAAAAATTATAAGACAAAAATATCAACTCTCCCGTTGACTACATAATTAGCCTTGTAACCTACAAGTGAAGTTTACAAAATTAGTTTCCTAAAAATACTAATGCTTATGCTCAAGCTGAAAAAAGCAATTCCCTCCCTGCCTTTTGGAAGGAAAGTCATTCAATGATCAAAAGTGCCAGCATCTGCATGCAACAGAATACTTGCTTTCCTACTTGAACTTGAAAAGGAAACAACTGATGGGTTTGGGAATAGGAATAAAAACCAGCAATGAGGAGAAATACCTGGCTTCTGACAAAGACTTGATATTTATTCTATTAATGCTCAttatttatactcagttttgtgtttcgggctggttttttttttctttaatgcatCACCTTTTAAAAAGGCATTAACTTTTGTAGAAGAAATGCATAAAAAAGTCTTCTCTATTTTAAATGGGGCTTAGATTTGCGTTGTGGGATCAATTTGCATTCCTAATTTTAGATACTACTATTCCTATGTGAAAAACTATTCAAAATAGTAAAGTTCTAGTCAGGTTGCTAGTAAATCTAAAACCCCTAAAATTTGTTCATGTGATGTGGGACGAGAAAAATGAGAACTGCTCTAAAGCTTAAGAGTTACTGAGCTCAGATTTAGGATGGTAAGGCAAAAATTGAGTTAAAAACCATTTAGGTCATTTATTGTTcgtatttctcatttctttctcttgtgctCTCTCTGCACGTATAAAATTTGAAGCATATAAAGAACTATATAAGAACTTTTTCTTGCTGTTTTGACTGCTCAATTTGGCTTAAAAATTGAGCAGCAATCAACCCcattcctttggaaaaaaaaatatgtaaaacacttctcgTCTATCTCTTTGTTTTTTGGTACCAGTTCCCATGGTTTCTAAACGAGTGTTGCTATAGTCTAAAGcacaggttcttaacctgaggtccgtaaacttttaaaaaatattttgttaactttcagtataattgcttttctttgtcattcTCTGTAATTTAattgcatttaaaagcatttttct
This region of Trichosurus vulpecula isolate mTriVul1 chromosome 3, mTriVul1.pri, whole genome shotgun sequence genomic DNA includes:
- the ORC6 gene encoding origin recognition complex subunit 6 isoform X2; translated protein: MEPGPIERFAPRLGITDPSVLRKAEEYLRLSQVKCTGLSAHTTETSNAVMCLDLAATSMRWPLDRTYLVKLSGLNKKMYQSCLKSFECLLGLNSNLGIKDLAVQFNCMEAVNIASKILQRYEASLPPIQKVDLDLSKPLFTTATLFSACRVLKIKVNKDKMVATSGVKKAIFDRLCKQLEKFEQQVKEPSSSASPPAKRQKIIVEHSKKEIEDKAESLCKQQQSEDLKQDYEEWKRKILENAIKAQKK
- the ORC6 gene encoding origin recognition complex subunit 6 isoform X1, producing MEPGPIERFAPRLGITDPSVLRKAEEYLRLSQVKCTGLSAHTTETSNAVMCLDLAATSMRWPLDRTYLVKLSGLNKKMYQSCLKSFECLLGLNSNLGIKDLAVQFNCMEAVNIASKILQRYEASLPPIQKVDLDLSKPLFTTATLFSACRVLKIKVNKDKMVATSGVKKAIFDRLCKQLEKFEQQVKEEPSSSASPPAKRQKIIVEHSKKEIEDKAESLCKQQQSEDLKQDYEEWKRKILENAIKAQKK